The Skermanella pratensis genome has a window encoding:
- a CDS encoding class I SAM-dependent RNA methyltransferase: MARRPQRRHQRKRPAPAAFAPVTLEILEIGARGDGLAEHAGRRVYVPLTVAGDRVRAALGEPRGDGVAATLLEVSEPGPDRVAPPCRHFGTCGGCALQHLEDAAYGAWKRSQVSAALARAGLAGAEVAPTVRTVAASRRRATFAAARRGGRCVLGFNERSSHRIAAVTGCLVVEPAILDLLAPLEALLCAVLPDGGTADVAVAVLDGGIDLLLTGGPEPGLDARERMAAFAETHDIGRLSWRRSATAAAEPVAARRTLHARFGGIAVPVEPGAFLQASAAGEAALVEAVLAGVGPAARVADLFAGLGTFTFPLASRVVPGAAVHAVEGDASTHAALVAAGRGQAGVTAERRDLFADALGAEELSRFDAVVFDPPRAGARAQSVQLAASAVPTVVGVSCNPATFARDARTLVDGGYRLEQVTPVDQFLWSSHVELVGVFRR; the protein is encoded by the coding sequence ATGGCACGCCGACCGCAGCGGCGCCACCAGCGCAAGAGGCCCGCGCCCGCCGCCTTCGCCCCGGTGACGCTCGAGATACTGGAAATCGGCGCGCGGGGCGACGGCCTCGCCGAGCATGCCGGACGCCGGGTCTACGTGCCGCTGACGGTGGCCGGCGACCGCGTCCGCGCCGCCCTCGGCGAGCCGCGCGGGGACGGAGTCGCCGCCACCCTGCTGGAGGTGTCGGAACCCGGCCCGGACCGCGTGGCACCGCCCTGCCGTCATTTCGGCACCTGCGGCGGCTGCGCGCTCCAGCATTTGGAGGATGCGGCCTATGGCGCCTGGAAGCGCTCCCAGGTATCGGCCGCGCTGGCCCGGGCCGGGCTTGCCGGCGCCGAGGTCGCGCCGACCGTCCGGACCGTCGCGGCGAGCCGCCGGCGCGCCACTTTCGCGGCGGCCAGGCGCGGCGGCCGGTGCGTCCTGGGCTTCAACGAGCGGTCGAGCCACCGGATCGCCGCGGTGACCGGCTGCCTTGTGGTCGAGCCGGCGATCCTGGACCTGCTGGCTCCGCTCGAAGCCCTCCTCTGCGCGGTCCTGCCGGACGGCGGCACGGCGGACGTCGCCGTGGCGGTGCTGGACGGCGGTATCGACCTGCTGCTGACCGGCGGTCCGGAGCCCGGGCTGGACGCGCGGGAGCGCATGGCCGCCTTCGCGGAAACCCACGACATCGGCCGGCTGTCGTGGCGCCGCTCCGCCACGGCGGCGGCGGAACCGGTCGCCGCCCGCCGGACGCTCCATGCCCGGTTCGGCGGGATCGCCGTTCCGGTGGAGCCGGGAGCCTTCCTTCAGGCGAGCGCCGCGGGCGAGGCGGCGCTGGTCGAGGCGGTGCTGGCAGGAGTCGGTCCAGCCGCCCGCGTCGCCGACCTGTTCGCCGGGCTCGGCACCTTTACCTTTCCCCTGGCGTCGCGGGTTGTCCCCGGGGCCGCCGTCCACGCGGTCGAGGGCGACGCCTCGACCCACGCGGCGCTGGTGGCCGCCGGCAGGGGGCAAGCGGGCGTGACGGCGGAGCGCCGGGACCTTTTCGCCGATGCTCTGGGTGCCGAGGAGCTTTCCCGCTTCGATGCGGTGGTCTTCGATCCGCCGCGCGCCGGCGCCCGCGCCCAGTCGGTCCAACTCGCCGCGTCGGCCGTCCCAACGGTGGTCGGCGTGTCCTGCAACCCGGCGACATTCGCGCGCGATGCCCGCACGCTCGTCGATGGCGGCTATCGCCTGGAGCAAGTCACGCCGGTCGACCAGTTCCTCTGGTCGTCCCATGTCGAGCTGGTCGGGGTGTTCCGGCGGTAG
- a CDS encoding PAS domain-containing protein — MNDSSEVDFDMPDLAGTIERLPPSEVDGLPFGAIRLDAKGDVTFYSAAEARLSGYGGRPALGRSFFTDMAPCMDNKEFRGRIDRARAVGKYDLEFGWIGDFADRSRELQVRIQPASDGGCWIFIRRD; from the coding sequence ATGAACGACTCGTCCGAAGTCGATTTCGACATGCCCGACCTTGCTGGGACCATCGAGCGGTTGCCGCCGTCCGAGGTCGATGGGCTGCCTTTCGGGGCGATCCGGCTCGACGCCAAGGGTGACGTGACCTTCTACAGCGCCGCGGAGGCACGGCTTTCCGGCTACGGGGGGCGCCCGGCGCTCGGCCGGTCGTTCTTCACCGACATGGCGCCCTGCATGGACAACAAGGAGTTTCGCGGCCGGATCGACCGCGCCAGGGCCGTCGGCAAGTACGACCTGGAGTTCGGCTGGATCGGCGATTTCGCCGACCGCTCGCGGGAGCTTCAGGTGCGCATCCAGCCCGCCTCGGACGGCGGCTGCTGGATCTTCATCCGGCGCGACTGA
- a CDS encoding PAS domain-containing protein produces the protein MIDRDMRGVMAMLETLALMPSLQQEDFATFHQQASRITERHGIVILLTDRTEQQRLNTRVPWNTPLPSFFDDDVARSVLETRMPRVSDLMIGPVSGTEVIGIVVPVLRAGEVAYFLTASLPLKRIREILTQARIGDGLTATVTDRKGNVLTRVPARESPNREGAGGAGSPGRIASEGVTTAAGPGGADLVSGYSRSDLTGWVATVGLPDQAVDAAVMAELWSSVLLGSVLLALSGLLAFGLGLRMSRAAQRLTLAGRALGGGEAVPRIRTGWREANEIGLALTAAFQKLDERSMALRAAESQYRILELGSPVGIFRTDPEGRCTGVNERWCEMAGARPEQALGNGWTDFLHPEDYDRVFSEWRRSALDNRPFRFEYRFRTPSGKTTWVLGEALVERNDAGEITGFVGTTTDITANKLLERQLIDAEEQLARAMAAGRMFAFDWDIGTDAVRRSEGCAAILGLEGDATADTGRNFFATVHAEDRVEFAATVTRLEPASPNYTVSYRYQRPDGAVAWLEESAAAVFDLDGSKVRLTGITADVTARKQVEAALRESEERLRFALDAAAIGIWQMDVADTRMAWNDIQYRLFGLDPATPAPSLNAFGALIDSEDRATLMDRIDQAVRTGQGFEMDFRVRRPPDPLRHREEVRWLSIRCSVQRNAAGRPERIIGVNWDVTERKTAEAILRDSNAALEARVAERTRALTDAARELTAEIRRREETQAALLQSQKLEALGQLVSGVSHDFNNILSVIQSSYSLLRRRIDLPEQVRILDLGEQAVVRATGLIHHLLAFARREETQPALVDLTAVLRESEDMICHTAGSGVRCAFDLQGDLWPVIVDPSRLNAVLLNLAANARDAMPNGGELEISARNLPADERTGSREGILISVKDSGVGMTPEVVARASEPFFTTKPRGRGTGLGLASAHALTAQSGGKLRILSAVGAGTTIELHLPRAQISAREDEQLPAAGPASPGGGATILLVDDDDSLRALTAHLLRDLGYAVIEARSAETAIALAHLTDPLDLVVTDITMPGDSGPVLGTRLRLDRPNLPVLFISGDRQDTVPDGERLLRKPFSKTQLAEAVLERLGRLPPALQAESAADKLRNRLRSPRLRDAYERWKTARITGGRLPGTDLFPPDDRPVADNSFLVEAIGSGRTGEFRYLRIGDALAQRLGRPLVGELVDDGGEELGSAGASYRRCIESESPSYEYARYALADAAPLLFERLLLPLSSDGTLVTHILGIACFTDLAGPDAHQRSRP, from the coding sequence ATGATTGATCGCGACATGCGCGGCGTGATGGCGATGCTGGAGACCCTGGCCCTGATGCCGTCGCTCCAGCAGGAGGATTTCGCGACCTTCCACCAGCAGGCGAGCCGGATCACCGAGCGCCACGGAATCGTCATCCTCCTGACCGACCGGACCGAGCAGCAGCGGCTCAACACGCGGGTTCCCTGGAACACGCCGCTGCCTTCCTTCTTCGACGACGATGTCGCGCGGTCTGTTCTCGAAACCAGGATGCCCCGCGTATCCGACCTGATGATCGGGCCGGTCTCGGGGACCGAGGTCATCGGCATCGTCGTCCCGGTCCTTCGAGCCGGAGAGGTCGCCTATTTCCTGACCGCCAGCCTGCCATTGAAGCGCATCCGGGAAATCCTGACCCAGGCCCGCATCGGCGATGGCCTGACCGCCACCGTCACCGACCGCAAAGGCAACGTCCTGACCCGCGTGCCGGCCCGCGAGAGCCCGAACCGGGAGGGCGCCGGCGGGGCCGGATCGCCCGGCAGGATCGCAAGCGAGGGCGTGACGACCGCGGCCGGACCGGGAGGCGCCGATCTCGTCTCGGGCTACAGCAGGTCCGACCTGACCGGATGGGTCGCCACGGTCGGCCTGCCCGACCAAGCCGTCGACGCCGCGGTCATGGCCGAACTCTGGTCTTCCGTTCTGCTCGGCAGCGTCCTGCTCGCCCTGTCCGGGCTCCTGGCCTTCGGCCTGGGCCTCCGAATGTCGCGGGCGGCGCAACGGCTGACCTTGGCGGGCAGAGCGTTGGGGGGCGGCGAAGCCGTTCCCCGGATCCGCACCGGCTGGCGGGAAGCCAACGAGATCGGCCTGGCCCTCACCGCGGCCTTCCAGAAATTGGACGAGAGGTCCATGGCGCTGCGCGCGGCCGAAAGCCAGTACCGTATCCTGGAGCTCGGCTCGCCGGTCGGGATCTTCCGCACGGACCCGGAGGGGCGCTGCACCGGCGTCAACGAGCGCTGGTGCGAAATGGCCGGCGCCCGGCCGGAGCAGGCGCTCGGCAACGGCTGGACCGACTTCCTCCATCCGGAGGACTACGACCGGGTCTTCTCCGAATGGCGTCGCAGCGCCCTCGATAACCGGCCCTTCCGTTTCGAATACCGCTTCCGCACGCCATCGGGCAAAACCACCTGGGTGCTGGGCGAAGCCCTGGTCGAGCGGAACGATGCGGGAGAGATCACCGGCTTCGTCGGCACCACCACGGACATAACCGCGAACAAGCTGCTGGAACGCCAGCTGATCGACGCCGAGGAACAGCTGGCCCGCGCGATGGCCGCCGGACGCATGTTCGCCTTCGATTGGGACATCGGGACCGACGCCGTGCGCAGGAGCGAAGGCTGCGCGGCGATCCTCGGCCTGGAGGGGGATGCGACGGCGGATACCGGACGGAATTTCTTCGCGACCGTCCATGCGGAGGACCGCGTGGAGTTCGCCGCCACCGTAACCCGGCTGGAGCCTGCTTCCCCGAACTACACCGTCTCCTACCGCTACCAGCGCCCCGACGGCGCGGTGGCCTGGCTCGAGGAATCCGCGGCGGCCGTTTTCGATCTGGACGGCAGCAAGGTCCGCCTGACCGGAATCACCGCCGACGTCACCGCCCGCAAGCAGGTCGAGGCGGCGTTGCGGGAGAGCGAGGAACGCCTGCGCTTCGCGCTCGACGCCGCCGCGATCGGCATCTGGCAGATGGACGTGGCGGACACCCGCATGGCGTGGAACGATATCCAGTACCGCCTGTTCGGGCTCGACCCGGCCACGCCCGCGCCGAGCTTGAATGCGTTCGGGGCACTGATCGACTCCGAGGATCGCGCCACCCTGATGGACCGGATAGACCAGGCCGTCCGGACAGGCCAGGGGTTCGAGATGGATTTCCGCGTCCGGCGCCCTCCGGATCCGCTCCGGCACAGGGAGGAAGTCCGCTGGCTGTCGATCCGGTGCAGCGTGCAGCGGAATGCGGCCGGCAGGCCCGAGCGCATCATCGGGGTCAACTGGGACGTCACCGAGCGTAAGACCGCCGAGGCCATCCTGCGCGACAGCAACGCGGCCCTGGAGGCGCGCGTCGCCGAGCGCACCCGCGCGCTGACCGACGCCGCCCGAGAACTCACGGCGGAGATCCGCCGGAGGGAAGAGACCCAGGCGGCGCTGCTGCAGTCCCAGAAGCTGGAAGCGCTGGGCCAGCTGGTCAGCGGCGTCTCGCACGACTTCAACAACATCCTGTCCGTCATCCAGAGCAGCTACAGCCTGCTCAGGCGGCGGATCGACCTTCCGGAGCAGGTCAGGATCCTCGACCTGGGGGAGCAGGCGGTGGTCCGCGCGACCGGCCTGATCCATCACCTGCTGGCCTTCGCCCGGCGGGAGGAGACGCAGCCGGCCCTGGTCGACCTGACCGCGGTCCTGCGCGAAAGCGAAGACATGATCTGCCACACCGCGGGCAGCGGGGTGCGCTGCGCCTTCGACCTCCAGGGCGATCTCTGGCCGGTGATCGTCGACCCCTCGCGCCTGAACGCGGTCCTGCTGAACCTGGCGGCCAACGCCCGGGACGCCATGCCGAACGGCGGCGAGCTGGAGATATCGGCCCGCAACCTTCCCGCCGACGAGCGCACAGGGTCGCGGGAGGGGATCCTCATTTCCGTGAAGGACAGCGGCGTGGGCATGACGCCGGAAGTGGTCGCCCGGGCGTCGGAGCCCTTCTTCACCACCAAGCCGCGCGGCAGGGGCACCGGCCTCGGCCTCGCCTCCGCCCATGCCCTGACCGCGCAGTCCGGCGGCAAGCTGCGGATCCTCAGCGCCGTCGGGGCCGGGACCACGATCGAACTGCACCTGCCGCGCGCCCAGATCTCGGCGCGCGAGGACGAGCAACTGCCGGCTGCCGGGCCTGCCTCGCCGGGGGGAGGCGCCACGATCCTGCTGGTGGACGACGACGACAGCCTCCGGGCGCTGACCGCACACCTGCTGCGCGATCTCGGCTACGCCGTGATCGAGGCCCGGAGCGCCGAGACCGCGATCGCCCTGGCGCATCTCACGGACCCGCTGGACCTCGTCGTGACCGACATCACGATGCCGGGCGACTCCGGTCCGGTCCTGGGGACCCGGCTGCGGCTCGACCGGCCGAACCTGCCGGTCCTGTTCATCAGCGGCGACCGCCAGGACACCGTGCCGGACGGCGAGCGGCTGCTTCGCAAGCCGTTCAGCAAGACCCAGCTGGCCGAGGCGGTCCTGGAACGGCTGGGCCGCCTTCCACCGGCGCTTCAGGCCGAGTCCGCGGCAGACAAGCTGCGCAACCGGTTGAGGAGTCCCCGCCTGCGCGATGCCTATGAACGCTGGAAGACGGCGCGGATCACAGGCGGCCGCCTGCCGGGAACCGATCTTTTCCCGCCCGACGACCGACCCGTGGCCGATAACAGTTTCCTGGTCGAAGCGATCGGCAGCGGTCGTACCGGGGAGTTCCGCTACCTGCGGATCGGCGACGCCCTTGCCCAAAGGCTGGGGCGGCCGCTGGTCGGCGAACTGGTCGACGACGGCGGCGAAGAACTGGGCTCCGCCGGCGCCTCGTACCGCCGCTGCATCGAATCGGAGTCGCCCTCCTACGAATATGCCCGCTACGCGCTCGCCGACGCGGCGCCGCTGCTGTTCGAACGGCTGCTGCTTCCCCTCTCGTCGGACGGTACCCTGGTGACCCACATCCTGGGCATCGCCTGTTTCACCGATCTCGCGGGTCCCGACGCCCACCAACGGAGCAGGCCATGA
- a CDS encoding efflux RND transporter permease subunit has product MIAWFARHPTAANLLMLFLLVIGLVTAPGLRRETFPDFTLSQVQIQIPYPGASAEEVEEAVCQRIEDAVAGVSGVDEVRCESREGLAAAIIDMVEGGNPDRFLEDVKAEVEAITAFPDLVERPVIKRLNLTDRVVSIAVTGPMSVPDLKIYAEGVRERLLRLPEVSEATLTGFSQRQIRVELDQGALRAHGLSVADVAGIIGRQSLDQPAGTLETAERSLTVRFADERRTVRQLADLVVIGGAGGGEVRLGAIAAITERFELDEAKTLFDGKRAAMLRVTKTKQQDTLRVMAAVRGFVEQELRTAPPGVGYALTQDVSSIVQDRLDMLTGNALQGVVLVFLSMWLFFSLRYSFWVAMGLPVALAGTIFAMQFMGLSINMITMVSLLIALGLLMDDAIVIAENVATKLAAGLPPMEAVIEGTREVASGVFASYVTTVCVFGPLILMEGDIGKVMAVLPVVLIVALTVSIVEAFLILPHHLAKSIPPGGERRNAVRVRLDRGFDFVRDRLLGGLVDRAVEWRYLTLGLVICAVLVSAAMLAGGTVKFRAFPQIDGNVLEARILLPQGTPLARTEEVVARVTGALDRVAANLAPRQPDGAALVRAVTVRFNENQDAYETGPHLASVSADLLTAERRDGTIDEITALWRAEIGLLPDVLALTFKEAQVGPGGLPIDIRLAGGDLDRLKAASLELQDWLGRYRGVEDLSDDLRPGKPEMGLRLREGIFGQGLDSAALAAQLRAAYFGQTAAELQVGSESIEVDVRLAAADRTTLADLEDFPVTLPDGGQAPLRSIAVLEPDRGYARIGRIDGRRTVIVRGEIDTRIANANEVIADTRARFLPELRARFPDVDITLEGQEREQGETGDSLKRGFMIGLFGIFVLLSLQFRSYIEPAIVMVAIPMALIGVVWGHWLAGFDVSMPSMIGFVSLAGIVVNDSILLVEFVKLRAREGRDVVSAARIASRQRFRAVLLTSLTTIAGLLPLLAERSLQAQVLQPLVVSLVFGLLASTVLVLVVVPSLYAILHDFGLTALAREDREAAAAIAAAG; this is encoded by the coding sequence ATGATCGCCTGGTTCGCCCGCCACCCGACCGCCGCCAACCTGCTGATGCTGTTCCTGCTGGTGATCGGGCTGGTCACGGCGCCGGGGCTGCGGCGGGAGACCTTCCCCGACTTCACCCTCAGCCAGGTGCAGATCCAGATCCCCTACCCCGGCGCCAGCGCGGAGGAGGTCGAGGAGGCGGTCTGCCAGCGCATCGAGGACGCGGTCGCCGGCGTCAGCGGCGTGGACGAGGTCCGCTGCGAATCGCGCGAAGGGCTGGCCGCCGCCATCATCGACATGGTCGAGGGCGGCAATCCCGACCGCTTCCTGGAGGACGTCAAGGCCGAGGTCGAGGCGATCACCGCCTTCCCCGACCTGGTCGAGCGGCCGGTGATCAAGCGGCTCAACCTGACCGACCGGGTGGTGTCGATCGCCGTCACCGGCCCGATGTCGGTGCCCGACCTGAAGATCTACGCCGAGGGCGTGCGCGAGCGCCTGCTGCGCCTGCCCGAGGTGTCGGAAGCGACGCTGACCGGCTTCTCCCAGCGCCAGATCCGGGTCGAGCTGGACCAGGGCGCGCTGCGCGCCCACGGGCTGAGCGTCGCCGACGTCGCCGGCATCATCGGCCGCCAGAGCCTGGACCAGCCGGCCGGCACCCTGGAGACGGCGGAGCGCAGCCTGACCGTCCGTTTCGCCGACGAGCGCCGGACCGTGCGCCAGCTCGCCGACCTCGTCGTGATCGGCGGGGCCGGCGGCGGCGAGGTGCGCCTCGGCGCCATCGCGGCGATCACCGAACGGTTCGAGCTGGACGAGGCCAAGACCCTGTTCGACGGCAAGCGCGCCGCCATGCTCCGGGTGACCAAGACCAAGCAGCAGGACACGCTGCGGGTGATGGCCGCGGTCCGCGGCTTCGTCGAGCAGGAACTCCGCACGGCGCCTCCCGGCGTCGGCTATGCGCTGACCCAGGACGTCTCCTCGATCGTGCAGGACCGGCTGGACATGCTGACCGGCAACGCGCTCCAGGGAGTGGTCCTGGTCTTCCTGTCCATGTGGCTGTTCTTCAGCCTGCGCTATTCCTTCTGGGTCGCCATGGGGCTGCCGGTGGCGCTGGCCGGCACGATCTTCGCCATGCAGTTCATGGGCCTGTCGATCAACATGATCACCATGGTGAGCCTGCTGATCGCACTGGGCCTGCTGATGGACGACGCCATCGTGATCGCCGAGAACGTGGCGACCAAGCTGGCCGCCGGATTGCCGCCGATGGAGGCGGTGATCGAGGGCACGCGCGAGGTCGCGTCGGGGGTCTTCGCCTCCTACGTGACGACGGTCTGCGTGTTCGGGCCGCTGATCCTGATGGAGGGCGACATCGGCAAAGTGATGGCAGTGCTTCCGGTGGTGCTCATCGTCGCGCTGACGGTCAGCATCGTCGAAGCCTTCCTGATCCTGCCGCATCATCTGGCGAAGAGCATCCCGCCCGGCGGCGAGCGGCGGAACGCGGTCAGGGTGCGGCTCGACCGCGGGTTCGACTTCGTGCGCGACCGGCTGCTCGGCGGCCTGGTGGACCGGGCGGTGGAGTGGCGCTACCTGACGCTCGGGCTGGTGATCTGCGCGGTGCTGGTGTCGGCCGCCATGCTCGCCGGCGGCACCGTCAAGTTCCGGGCCTTCCCGCAGATCGACGGCAACGTGCTGGAGGCGCGCATCCTGCTGCCCCAGGGCACGCCGCTGGCCCGGACCGAGGAGGTCGTGGCCCGGGTGACCGGGGCGCTCGACCGCGTCGCCGCGAATCTCGCCCCGCGCCAGCCCGACGGCGCCGCGCTGGTCCGGGCGGTGACCGTGCGGTTCAACGAGAACCAGGACGCCTACGAGACCGGACCGCATCTCGCCTCGGTCTCCGCCGACCTGCTCACGGCCGAGCGGCGGGACGGCACGATCGACGAGATCACCGCCCTGTGGCGGGCCGAGATCGGCCTCCTGCCCGACGTCCTGGCGCTGACCTTCAAGGAGGCGCAGGTCGGCCCCGGCGGTCTGCCGATCGACATCAGGCTGGCCGGCGGCGACCTGGACCGGCTGAAGGCGGCCTCGCTGGAGCTTCAGGACTGGCTGGGCCGCTATCGGGGTGTCGAGGACCTGTCCGACGACCTGCGCCCGGGCAAGCCGGAGATGGGGCTTCGCCTGCGCGAAGGCATCTTCGGCCAGGGGCTCGACTCGGCGGCACTCGCGGCCCAGCTCCGGGCGGCATATTTCGGCCAGACCGCGGCGGAGCTCCAGGTCGGCAGCGAGTCGATCGAGGTCGACGTCCGGCTGGCCGCCGCCGACCGGACCACATTGGCCGACCTGGAGGATTTCCCGGTCACCCTGCCCGACGGCGGCCAGGCGCCGCTGCGCTCGATCGCGGTGCTGGAGCCGGACCGCGGCTATGCCCGGATCGGCCGGATCGACGGCCGGCGCACCGTGATCGTCCGGGGCGAGATCGACACCCGGATCGCCAATGCCAACGAGGTGATCGCCGATACCCGCGCCCGCTTCCTGCCCGAGCTGCGCGCCCGCTTTCCGGACGTCGACATCACGCTGGAGGGCCAGGAGCGGGAGCAGGGCGAGACCGGCGACAGCCTCAAGCGCGGCTTCATGATCGGCCTGTTCGGCATCTTCGTGCTGTTGAGCCTGCAGTTCCGCAGCTATATCGAGCCGGCCATCGTCATGGTCGCGATCCCGATGGCCCTGATCGGCGTGGTCTGGGGGCACTGGCTGGCCGGCTTCGACGTCTCCATGCCCAGCATGATCGGCTTCGTCTCGCTGGCCGGCATCGTGGTCAACGACTCGATCCTGCTGGTCGAGTTCGTCAAGCTCCGCGCGCGGGAGGGACGCGACGTCGTGTCGGCCGCCCGGATCGCCAGCCGCCAGCGCTTCCGCGCGGTGCTGCTGACCTCCCTGACCACCATCGCCGGGCTGCTGCCGCTGCTGGCCGAGCGCAGCCTCCAGGCCCAGGTGCTCCAGCCGCTGGTGGTCAGCCTGGTGTTCGGCCTGCTGGCGTCCACCGTGCTGGTGCTCGTGGTGGTCCCGTCGCTCTACGCGATCCTGCACGATTTCGGCCTGACCGCCCTGGCCCGGGAGGACCGCGAGGCGGCCGCGGCGATCGCGGCGGCCGGGTGA